The window AACAAAGACAAGCATGATAATTGATGGCTAAATGTTAGCAGCATGCATCGTCTCAATGAATACCAACTTATAGATTACTTATCTCGACAGTCTTGGGTTCTTAATTGTCAAGCGTAAAAGAACAAAACTATGCACAATATTCCCAATATTTCATACTGTGTTAGCGCTAAACGTTAACTGTCACGCTGAGTTCTGAAAACCAAAAGAAAGGACAGAAATGTATGCAGACCTTGTGGATCACAAGCTTCCCATCCTCTTGCACAGTGCATTTGCAAGACATCGTCGTATCACTTCGCTGCTTGTCAAACACCTATCGGGTATTTACAGGCCCCAAAGTCAGTTCACACTCATCTGAAAAATAACCAGCTATAACTCTGAAACTGTTAGGACGTCCAAACCTTGACATGGTAGTGCTTTTTTGATGAATCGAACTTCAGATCGGTCAGCTTCCCAATATACATCCCAATCTCATCCACACACTTGCCAGGCAAATTCGTATAGAACGACTTACGGACCTGGCTCTTCAATCCTTCTGCCCCTGCTTTTGCTGCGTCGCGAACAGAGTCCAGGGAGACGGGTCCGCCGCTAGGTCCGCTACACAACATCACCCAGAGAAAGCAGCTCTTTGCGCATTAATCAAAATGTGATATGACACGAAGCACAGGGTTCAAGAAATTGAATGGTGGTACGGACAAATGTAGGAGAAGACTCACGGTTGGAACAGAACCTTGCCCACCCTTGCCACGAGGCTCAGTTTTACCTCCTCGTCTTCCGTGGGCGCATCgtgcgccgtcgccctcgccctctccgccgCGGCTAGGAGATCCGGCAAGAACCTCTCGACGATGGCCGCGACCGCGGCCTCTGCGGAGTCGGAGGAGTTTTTCGGGGAGGAGAGGGCGAGGACGAGGGGCTTGGCGCCGGTCTCGCGCTCGATGGGATCGCAGGGGAAGGGAACGAGGCGGAAAGATTCGGCGTCGTCGGAGCCGAGGGGGAAGGGCGGGATCGGGGACCAGCGGGACACGCAGCCCGCGGTATGGATGATCTTGTTGTTGGACGGGCGGAGGTGGTGACGCCCGCGACCGCGAGGGGAGGAGATGGAGAGGGACTGGAGGGAGGAGATGGGCGGGAAAGGGGTTGGGGCGGGCTCGGAACTGCTGGAGTGGCGCCGGTGGGGCGGGAGGTAGACCATGGCGGNNNNNNNNNNNNNNNNNNNNNNNNNNNNNNNNNNNNNNNNNNNNNNNNNNNNNNNNNNNNNNNNNNNNNNNNNNNNNNNNNNNNNNNNNNNNNNNNNNNNNNNNNNNNNNNNNNNNNNNNNNNNNNNNNNNNNNNNNNNNNNNNNNNNNNNNNNNNNNNNNNNNNNNNNNNNNNNNNNNNNNNNNNNNNNNNNNNNNNNNNNNNNNNNNNNNNNNNNNNNNNNNNNNNNNNNNNNNNNNNNNNNNNNNNNNNNNNNNNNNNNNNNNNNNNNNNNNNNNNNNNNNNNNNNNNNNNNNNNNNNNNNNNNNNNNNNNNNNNNNNNNNNNNNNNNNNNNNNNNNNNNNNNNNNNNNNNNNNNNNNNNNNgagtaaaatgcatcaaccgtcctTGAACTTGCTGGCAAGGACCAAAACGGTCCCTAAACTCTGAAACTGATTCCATACGATCCCTAAACTTGACAATACGATGTCAATACGGCCCTGCAACTCGTGCAACCAGTCCTGAGCTACGTATGCGCCTACTTCTCGCGTACGCGGCGACGTGCACGTCAGCCATGTCAACAAAGAGGGCCCGCGGTCAGAAAATCTGGTCGTCTCCTGGTCAAAGCAAGCCGCAATTCCTAGCTTCCCCAAATAGCGGTCCACCACGAATGATCCCGCACGATGGGCGATGGGCGGCGCCACCGTGACACATAGTTCCGTCGACGGCGACGGCAGCAACCTCGGCGCCTATCCACCTCCCGTCGCCGGTGGCTACCAAGTCGTGCCTCCCCCACCCGTCTCCGCCGGTGGCCCGAGCCGCAGCTTGCTCCTCGGGCGGAGGTGGCGCggcggggagagccctgtctccgcCCAGTGACAGGCCATGTGCTCCTCGCGCGGACGCCGTCCATGGATGTCCCGTGGGCACGTGCTGATGGAGATGGTGGCGATTTGATGAAGGCGGACGCACTTGTGGCCGCCATGGGGAAGCGGTGCGGCGTCCTGCCGTGCGAGGTGTGCATGACCCGTGCCCACCGCACGACCTGTGGCTGTGTTTCTCAACGCCGGAGAAGTGCACCTCTGTTCTGGAGTCTGCATGAAATTGAAGTGTTGCCGCCGGCGGATCCAGTTCAGTGGCTGGAGCCGAGCAATTGGCGCGACGTCGGGGTCGCTGGGCATCAAGACGACAGTatgttaattccagttatatgtatATCTTAGAGTACTGAACTTGGCAGTCTGAGCTAGTATTGTTGCACTAGCATTGTTTGCAAATTATCTTGTGTTTGTGAACCACATTGTGTTCCAATGGGAGTGAAATTTGCTATCTGGCATATTTATGTGAACTATCCCAGACAGCTATATTGTGAACTATCCTTGCACTGAACATGTACCGTAATGATTTTTGACAGTGATAACACATATATGCCGTGAACTTTTGCACTAAACTCTTGCCAGTACACATATATGAAGTGAACATGTCAAAGCATAAGTGTTGAACCTGAACATTACATAGCAGGTTTACAAATTTAGTAGTCTTATGATCAGCACAATGATCATAAACAGAACATAGCCATTACAAGTTCTGCGCCCGATCATAAGCAGAAACACAAAAGTCATGAAGATCCCCATTTCTGACGACATATTTCTTCTCACCTAAATTCATCAAACATGCTAACCCTTCTAGGTTTCTTGAAGCCTAGCCTGGTGACCCTGGTCTGATTGGAAGACGCACCTATTTTCATTGGCTTCTTTCTCTGGCATGAATCTAACCTTTCCTCCTCTGCCGTTGAACTACTTGTTGTAGTTTGTGTCCTCTTGGTTATTCTGCATTTCCCAAGCTTGTTGCCTTGCAGCCTCCCCACGAGTGAAAAACGGGCTTTCTTTCCCTGAAACAGAGTATAATTAAGCAAGTCAGTCGCTCACCAAAAAGAGTGCTTAATCCCCTATGATCAAACATGGCCAGTGCTCAATTCACTTTCAGGAACCCAATATTCAATGAGCCCTAGCATGATGCGTATGAAATTCCATGAAATCAAACAGCAGACATAGGGGAACTAGAAATCATTACTTAATCCACTTGGGAATGACTCGATCTTCACATAAAAGAATAAAACCATGCCACACCTGGATAATTTTGACTTACTGTACGTCGGAGCCGCAACCTCAACCAGCCGCCGTATCAAGCACTCATCGGCGCCGCAGAGCACCGTTGGAAGATGCGGCGGCGAGCTGCTTCGTTCCTCTGCCGTCCCTGGGCCGTTCACGTGCTGGACCTGCCGACGATCATCAGGCGGCCGCCGCTATCCAAGACTCCAAGGTCGATTACTTCTGGTCTGACAAGAGGAACATGCGACGCGGATGACTGATGAAAGCAGATCCTGGGGGCGGCGAACGCAAAAACACCCAGGACTGGCAGCGGTTGCCCGCGAACTTGTCTGTAGCTGACCTGGACGTCGCGGCGTACGCGAGCAGTACGCACATGCGTAGCCGAGGACTGGTCGCACAAGTTCCAGGACCGTACTGACATCGTATTTACAATTTTAGGGATCGTATTGGATCAGTTTCAGAGTTTAGGGACCGTTTTGGTCCTTGCCAGCGAGTTCAGGGACGGCTGATGCATTTTACTCTCCAAGTCCCTTCaatttttttattcattttttcaACAAGTATTTTTGGATGGTGGAAGTATTTAGGACCCAAGTATAGCAAGCTTTTTAGATACTACTAGTACCCCCCAAACCCTAAAACCCTCTGGCGGCGCCCAAGGCGATTAGGATTGCGGAGTGGAATCGGGAGTTCGCCCGGGGATTCATCGTCGGTGTGAAGGGGGAAGAGAGCGAAGAAGGGCGCGCAGATGGCGGGCCATGGCGCCGTGGGGAGCGATCCTGAGGCGGGCGCTGGTGCTAGGAGGAAACTGGAGGAAGCCCTAGGAAAGCTTGATATATCTGAAGAAGAGGCGACTCCTCTGGTTCTTGACGATCGGATCGATGGAGGACCTGCGAAGTGGTTGTTGGCAGGGAAGGTACTGCACCGGAACCCGTTTCATATCTAGACTATCACCAAGGCTCTTCGGCCGGCCTGGGGGAACCCGCGTGGTTTGCAATTCCGATCTACAGGGATCAACGTGTTTGTGGCTGAGTTCGAAAGTCACCGAGATAGGGATCGAGTTTGGGGAGGATCGCCATGGCATATTAACAAGAATGTTGTGGTGCTAGCTGAGTTTGATGAGTGTATGAGGCCGGATGAAGTTAAGTTTGATTGGCTGCAAGTTTGGGCTAGGGTCATAAACCTACCCTACAATTTGAGGGATGAGGCATGGTGGAATCCAATAGCCAAGCAGATGGATCAGAATGCCCAGCTGGTGAAGTTTGATCACAATGGCGGATATCTACGGGCGAGGGTTTCTATTGAGGTAGCAAAACCAATCAGGAGGTGGATTCTGATAAACTCTGTCAGGAGAAAGAAGGTGGACTTGTATGATATTCAGTACAAACAACTACCGTACTTTTGCTTCTCCTGTGGCAGATTGGGCATTCAGATCTATACTGCCCAACCCCGCGTTCACGTGATGAGAACGGGAACTTACCGTTTGGCCCCTCGCTTCGTGCACCAGATGAATTCAAGAAGCAGGCGTCCAATGATAACTCCTCGAGGGATCCAAGAGCAGGTGCTCACAGCAAGGCTACCACCAAGAATTCAAGCACCAATAAGGATTCGGGGGAGGAAGTGGTTTCTCCGCATAAGAATAAGCAACAGTCGAAGCGCAAAGAAGCTCCTACACAGTGTTCGCAcacaaacacgtcaccgtgtacctccaacgccgagggtgatgcaccgcaactcacgttgaaggagacccggccggaagcgcggtacgcaggcaatccggcaggtgcttttgaggacccgaaaccccacacgcccgggagggaccccgtcggggcgcgcgacggctatgggcttccctaggtcgacctgatcgcccctagggcctcgagtttTGCCGCCCCGcgacaagaagaacagacgaagaacaaggaagaagaagaactagggttaaggagaaaagataaaaggtaaaaagtggtagatgatttgatcgattgtgtgttgttcaatcggccgtcaccccttaggtatataagaggcagctggactttccgtgcaaggaaaaggcttggattcacgttcaaaaccctagtcaaaatcgatcgttcgacgagacgaagacaatccttgTAGATCATTTtccatttgaggtcatcttcagggcttaatcggccaaactatactctgaatataagatcttagtactttgatcaTAGTTTCGGCCTTTGAGATGAAATCGGATGgcaatgacccaaacttcaaagatgttcatatcaacaatacggaactctttcatgtagaacacttctccatttgaggccattttaaataagttcttgattgtgccaaaatctggtgtcaacacatgcccccctatttttcggcaaagcctgtgtgccgaaaaataacttgcacatagcttgctctaaggacgatgtcaacactccatcggccattttggcatattcttaggacgataagtttatatcggccattgctatgaggtccatgtagaattcatccactaaagcatgtatagccgaaataaacaaataaaatagcaataaaatatttcggccccttgtattaccaacaaaaatgtaactaaccaaatgtatagtgatttggtaataccctctcatggtatagaaaattatgttgcatccatggatcaaaataaatccatggagggtaattgaacatacctagggatgaattccatggcaaaggcatcaatgacatggttgaagaaaatggatgatgtgctaaccgaaaattttgatgttgtgatgcacaccttcagCTTAATAGTTTGTTTCTCCCATCCTTCTCTTTTTTCACTTTTaccatacttgttgcaatagaagcacgCGCATTATTTTTGTTttgattgatcctcttgggaacccatgccatgttcttctttctcagctcttgtgcactaagattttgtaattccttcttttgccaatatgataagccgagtgagcacctcgactgtgattttgtttcaaccaatggcaactctttttggatcttgtgcaccctcaacttcttttcttcggatttggcactctgatttttatcaactgattgtttcacttctttgccttttgtagccaatgtcaacactttaattggctctttgttatttgagatcaaatctgaagtagcacacttacaaccatctcttttcacgtggtaaacttgctttaccacctctttcttcttccttgagctctggaccgattccttatgattgaaacagtcTTTGatgcgtgattgttcaaatgttgatcttcttggagctgcataatattggtgagatgatctaaaataagatggagaatgtgcccttgtatcatacctgtcccatgatggatatggatctatatgagcatagggaggcatccacaacattggcattggcggcccaaaataaggatatgaatatgttacattaaaattatcactttgccaataccgatcctcatatttgcgccttgggggtgatcttggtttctttgcatgatttggccgataagcgttCTTCTCTTCACtcctcttttgatatttatccaatagttcagcgaaggtgatttttgatctcttacacttgcgcttatttcagcccttcttttcttttggtttgctttcatcgatcattggatttgcctgctgccccccagtccttggcgtctccattgtagcttcggtgGAATtatcgccctcaagattatgttcgttatgctcttcaacaacttctttacttgaaaacttgatcccatcacctgcagcttttacattctctttaaatggataggcttgaagtagccgatgcaaaaactttttgccatcaggaccaatcagaatagaatggtcatctcttggtgtttcgacaaacttcaatcgtcctttttcaatggccgatttaactatttgacgaaacatgttgcaatcatcaaaattatgcttggacgaatcatgcaacttacaatacattcgtccttggattgatggcttaacatggtgatcaagaattctaatgtaattatttttcagcaacaaatcaaatatttgatcgcacatgcttgaattgaaggtatacttcttattGTTTAGCCGGTCttgctgtgagaacggctttggaggtaagcaaacgaatggttcagatttggaatctccccattcggctatgcaatgTGCTTTTCACTATATATCCGATGTCTTTCTATAAGATATCATAATAGCATTGGTTTCCTcaaaagaatttaaccttggctttaaatttcttaaACAAAAATAGTAAGCGCATATATGTCTCAATGGATACCAAATGCAAGCCAAGTaataaataagcaaagctacccaattagatatgaactttagataaagcaatggggaaagccttGGCTGCAATAATTTTTCGCTATCGGTCTTTCTGAATGGTGTAATGTGTTGACCGGTATGCTTTGTGACAATCTgattgctaacaaataaattacccttcttcattggtctctcaatattttttatgattttttttctaatatatgcatcaacaactaagtcatgaccaattctgaaaacaggtaaattaattgctaaacatacctcttcaaatatgttgggagagcgtgATGGTGGTGTGATTTGAagaatatcttgctccgccttcggatagctccccaacgccttgtcatcatttttttcttgatttcgtgcatcattagtttgaagatatttgtccaccaaactttctttggctacttgttcttgttcttgaagctcgtcaatttctatggcacgaaactcatagggcaggaagtaggttccgttaacttcagaaaaatcaagtatggctgtcttgctatactttccatgccctttcccaacaatgtttgcctctttggatttgatggactcggaatatatactacttgattcagcTTTTTTaaccgaagcacttttagtttccgaatcatcattattttcactggttatatcaattggcaaggcttcttttctttcagctaattccctatcaattctctcttggcgaagtacttgcaccctatcgcgcaaagctttaactcccctctcaatttcagcccgctctagattagtttgccccccaatgcttttaggatctttcggcaatgaagtgttagtgttaccgaaattttgcaattgtgtagggggtgtataatatgctgcGGTACTAGGTGGAGGTGCATGCACTTctgtataaccatatgctctctcaccaatactaccaattgatgaagtttcatcttcctgcaaaacactagcctttattgcagcataatcaggaaacaaccccttttcatattgtttAAGGCAAAGAGCATTATTTCTCTTGTTTTATGCCAAGCTCTTTTTTAGTGCAGCCACAATCGCTTCTGGAAGGGATTGATCCgcaatactttcagattctttTGGCAATGAGGTGTTGCCGAAATTATGCAATTGCATAGAGGATGCATCATATGCTACAATATTAGATGATGGCATGTGAACTCCTAgaaaattttcacttattcggctatgaccatgaaggtgcggagcaaaattatgagcatctacagttgtatACGGTGCcaaaaaattactaacatgaggtgtagcatatgacggttgagagtaactggccgaatatctagtagtagcatggccaattctcccatccatcgacAATGTTGGATttacatattgcaaattagttgctgatgaataaaagggtgaaacactttcttgtgtgCTATTGGGAactttaacatgaggtgtttcaaattgattaaccaaactcatcatgttgttcatcggcatatggatttgtggagTTGCTGATGCATGAGAgttaggatacatatgttgtacattgctaaaatcataagaatttgaagcatgaagattattttgcatcggtccttgcgcataattagatgcatgattgacaaAACTAGGGTTAGCCGATGCATTAGGCTCATTAggcgatctagcaacaacatatgaattatttgcatctacaaaggggaactgggtgttcatattacctttgtagattgcaaaccctagatgacgatctcttcgtagcaagaacaggccggagaccgttcaaagcttcgtccctagcggagtcgccaaaaagtgtgttcgcacacgaacacgtcaccgtgtacctccaacgccgagggtgatgcaccgtagctcatgttgaaggagacccggccggaagcgtggtacgcaggcaatccggcgggtgcttttgaggacccgaaaccccacacgcccgggagggaccccatctGGGCGCGcggaggctatgggctgccctaggtcgacctgatcgcccctagggccttgagttttgccgccctgcaacaagaagaacagacgaagaacgaggaagaataagaactagggttaaggagaaaagataaaaggtaaaaagtggtagatgatttgatcgattgtgtgttgttcaatcggccatcaccccttaggtatataagaggcggctggactttccgtgcaagaaaaaggcttggattcacgtccaaaaccctagtcaaatttggattggttttgtccgaactttccaaaactgttcggtttaaactggctgcaccttgcgagtaatttttgaggtggtaaacgatctcggatggaaacaagcctaaaagcaatcttgaccgttttgacgagacgaacaactttcatgttgaacgtttttttatcATAGGTAATCTTAAGGGTCAAATCGGTCGCGAAAAACAGGCTattattcgcgctacccatcagacagggtgtctggtggggcgcgccagtttttgcctcctgacatgactgtattccgatggctctaacttttgcatacgaacttggattggaacaatttttatattaaaatcaatcgtttcgacgagacgaagacaatccttgtagatcatttttccatttgaggtcatcttcagggcttaatcggccaaactgtactctgaatataagatcttagtactttgatcaTAGTTTCGGCCTTTGAGATGAAATCGGATGgcaatgacccaaacttca is drawn from Triticum dicoccoides isolate Atlit2015 ecotype Zavitan chromosome 6B, WEW_v2.0, whole genome shotgun sequence and contains these coding sequences:
- the LOC119324685 gene encoding uncharacterized protein LOC119324685 — protein: MVYLPPHRRHSSSSEPAPTPFPPISSLQSLSISSPRGRGRHHLRPSNNKIIHTAGCVSRWSPIPPFPLGSDDAESFRLVPFPCDPIERETGAKPLVLALSSPKNSSDSAEAAVAAIVERFLPDLLAAAERARATAHDAPTEDEEVKLSLVARVGKVLFQPGPSGGPVSLDSVRDAAKAGAEGLKSQVRKSFYTNLPGKCVDEIGMYIGKLTDLKFDSSKKHYHVKVFDKQRSDTTMSCKCTVQEDGKLVIHKVELNQIRQLVEDISCLSKDFDLRLMLRTKRILKNIDPEVENAIKSLVSSAIVDPDAKGGLKWPLGNESIGERFSIVGVWHTSYSAFRNKTLRLKLRCADRFDHRTSTGEISNEVTFKLTGISERLQDGNEEVDTLKGMLESVVQMIWDIVLSYKI